ATTAGGTTTTAGCCTCTAAGACTAATATGGACCACTTGGAAGGGGGCTTCCGTATAggattttagtttttgaaaacaTAAACACTCTCTCCACTTGGTTGTTCATGTCTTTGGAGAGCACCCATTTGGATTCttcacatttttcttatttggtTCACATTCTCTTCTCTACACTACTTaatgtattttcatttatatttgtattataagTCCATCTCCAGAGCTAGTTAAAGTTGTAGTTGATTTCTTGAGGAGAATGCAAATGAAGCTTTGAAGTTTTTGTTCAATcacgttttctatttttgtttgcTTTTAATCATTTAATCAATACTTATTAAATGAACACAAAATATGGCCATGCGTACACAAAATATAGCCTCTATTTCAATCTTAATGCGTACACAAAATATAGCCTCTATTTCAATCTTAATGTTTTTGGGTTGTTGTGGTTTGATGTTCTCACAAATGTTTAATTAGTAGGGTTGATTAATTAATGTATTCTTTGCTTAATTGCATAATGAAACTTGTTTTAATATCCACTTAGTTGGTTAATTTCAAGTGGATTGAgagtaaaataaaatcttaattttgtGACTTATGAAAAGTGGAAATGCATTTGAATCAGAAAGTCTAATTATAAGTTTGAACTCAATATAAATATGATCATTGAAAGATTAATAATAGTGAGATCTTCAACtcaaattatcataattttctttttcttatcttgaCTTTTTTTTGACATGATTAGTTATGATTTatgaaaatctaaaattatGAATAGTTTAATTCAATTACAAATTCATTCGAATAATGATTTTGTAAACTTTGATAAATTATGAAGttttagaaataagaaaaaaattcaccTTTACTTTCTTtgacttaaaaaagaaaacctaaTATATAAGATTGTCTAGCTTCACTTTTGATGTAGCTTTTAATTTTGTCACTTTTAAtgaaactcttaattttattaaatttgtaactgatataatttaacttattttatgatgaattttaaattaagactTATCTTTACTGTATTGTTAAAGTATAAACAACTACATACGTGTGTGTACTCAAACACGAAATGAAAAGGTCCAAATCTTATCTCATGGGTGTACATTGAAGAAGGAAGAACGAGGGAGGTGTTGGGTTCTCCACGTGCAAAACGAATGCTTCATTGGTGAAGGAAGAACCAAGTCGAAACAAAGAAACCAAAGAGAGGCAAAGGATTCACTGGaacaagaagaaacaaagaataagaaattagggtttttaataaaatatttctaaaaggTAAAATGGGGAGACTAAAAATTATacgggtgcaggaagaaaaaatCGACATGCAAGAAGCAACaaccaaaaaatattataaccaAACAAGATGCTTTACAAGGCCATTTCTTCCCGCACTTCCATGACTTGCATTCTATAAATTTTTGGATTCTGTATTtagaatacaatttttttatattataaaatataaaataaaaaatgcattttaaattgtataacctatgatataaatatattttgaattgtatattttgaaatacttttttgtattttaaattataatataaaataacaaatatattctaaattatatattttaaaatacaaaaattatttttcagatTAATTAACTAATCTATAATACAAACTTTTTCGAATATTATTCCGAATTACCTACCAAATTGAAACGACAGGGCATGCAAAGGCGTCCACAATTCAAAGATGTCGTTTAATCTATCGGCCGCAGCGACGTAGTGAAGACTGTCGTTTTGGCAGCCAAATTGCAATCTTCTTCTCTTTACGTACAGCGAAGGGGTTAGATGAAGAGAAAGAGAGGAGGCGAGGAGGAGGGCATGGATATCGTGTGGCAGACTCCAGCGAATCCCCCGCACCCGCACGATTACGTCTTTCGAAACGGTAACATCCAATATCTTAGACGTTCTACATATTCCAGTGATAAGGACGAAAAGTTACTACGAACATAGAACGTgaccctttttttcttttttctttccttgttGGAATTTGTGCAGGAATACGATTCGTTAGACCATACTACTTTGAATTCATCGCTCACGTATATTAgttttgttttccttattcaattttttattatttaagaatctCTCTTCTACATGTTGTAAAACCCCTATTAAACCCCATAAATGGTCAATTTGTTGTTGCAGGTCAAAAATCGGTGGGCGGGGAAAACCATTGTAGACTTATTTGCTGAGGAGTTTAAAGGTCGGCCTTATGATTATTATGTAAGAATTACGCCTTctcatttatgttttattttgatgatttgtGTAATCGTAAGTTTGGTATTTTAAGTAGTTATAATTTATGACAAACCTTTCATTATAATTCAATACTCAATCAACAAGAAAGTCACGTTAAGGGTGTGAAATTTGATGTGGTTCCTGATAAGTGTGGTACCGTGGTGAGTCGTCGACAGATACCTcgaatttataataaaaatttgattttataataaatatatttgattttatatttgacTTCATACAACACTTGTTGTGTTCAGCTCAGTGAACTTGATGTTGCCCCAGAGTTTTAGTTAATTGACTGTTTGTGTTTAACATTATAGGTTAGTGCAGTGAAATGTGGAAGGATTCAAGTAGATGGTGAGATTGTACCAGTTTCATACGTAGTTAAACCTTCTCAAAAGATAAGCCATTTCTTACACAGGTTTGGTTTTAAACTTTATGCTTTCATTCTGTGGATTTAGTAAACCTTGCAACTGATGCCACTGAGGTTTCAGGCATGAACCACCTGTGATGGCTTGTGATGTTGTTATTCTTCAAAATGAACCAGATGTGCTAACTATTTGTAAGCCAGCATCTGTTCCTGTAAGTATGCATTAACAAATGGGTTAGTGCTGTGCCTATGTGTAAAACTGTAATAACTCATgtgaagtaaaataattatgcaGAAAATAAGTTCTGTTATGAATTAATTTTCCCTGAAGTTCAAGTTGTTTGGTGAAGAAACATTAAGGATTTTAGATAATATTTCTAACACCTGTTTATATAGAGCTATTTGTGATTGAAACGTAGATCATAATTCTAATGGTATGTTAAACGCAATGAAAAAAACTGATTCCATtatatcatttaaattatttccttCGGTTCTACAAAAGGAAGTCAGGAACTTTAGTAAATTCTGTATTAGATACCTATGTAATGGTGATATACTTATTGATGGTAGTTTGCTCTATATTTCGTATAGGCTAAAGCTGTGAATTTTAGCTGTTACGTAGGTACACCCATGTGGTCAATATCGGAAGAACACTGTTGTTGGCATTCTTCAAGCTGAGCATGGCCTGGCACCTCTATTTCGTATCCAAAAATGCATTCTGGGGAAGAGATAAATGTCATTTGCTGATATGGTTTAACATTTCCAATTAGCATAAAATGTAGCTTCTTTCTTGCCCTTAATATTTTTTCACACCTTATCAAGCCTCTGTGGTGTCTCCTGTCTCCATTTTGTGCTTACATTTTCCctttatttttcaaagtatATCAAtttgtattttcaattttaccttGACATGATCATCTCAGCTATTCATCGTCTGGATCGCCTTGTCTCAGGGCTTCTTATTTTGGCGAGAAATGCTGCAAAAGCTGACATCTTTAGGCAACAGGTGAGTTTAGGAAGTGACGTTCTTTTGCtattaacaatattttcttcttagagaatatttaatttctaatattaaataaaaggtTAAACTGTTTGATTTTAATACTTACATGACATCCAATGGGCAACTTTGTTCCTTTATTGAGCCAAGGCAGTCAAAATTGACATTATGGTTGGAATCGTGAGGGACTCTCTAAATCGTGAATTAGGATGATAATACATATTGTAGATCCTACTCCTACATAGATATGAGAGATGTACTCtacaaacaatataaataattaaaaaaatatttagtcacAAGGTCACACtttaaaatacttaattaaacttaagtTCATCATAAGCCATAAAAAGGAAACCATATCAATTAAGTCAGAACTCATGACTGACAAACAAAACAACTTAAATACATAATTAGGCAAGTCTAAGTAGCCTAAACAAAATACCAAATCATCAAATACCAACTACCAAGTCCAAGACAAAGAACACCCAGATGGCTATAACCTAAACAATAACCATCTAATATGaatcattcaaattaaaatataagttgaAGGGATCTTCATTAGCTCCATCTCTTTCATAAATCACATCAATAAAAACATCCTCCTCCTTTAGAAGTGGTATTGCAATAACATTGTCCTCTTGCCCTTTGGCAAATTGCTCTAACAACCGCTGCATTTCCTGATTCTCCTCACCACTCAAATTGGCTCCATCATCGCTTTGATGACAATTCACATCTACCATTTGTGCCTCTGATGTCATGAAAAACCCCTTGACAGCTTGCTTCTTCCCAGCAAACTTTGAAATGCAGAGAAAGGAATACCTCCAACTTGTTCTCCTCATATTTCAACCCATTGATTGTTGTGCTTAAAACACATGACTTGTTTAGGCCAATCTATGCGCATCTCTCCCACTGAATTCAACTAAGTCATTCCTAAAAGAATGTCAATGCTATCAAGATCAAAAACCATAGCATCAATCTCCACCCTCAAATCAGCAATTGGTATCCTCACTCCATTACACCCTCTTTGAGTTTTAGCCTTGAAACCACCCCCCAACTTGATATGCAAAGGAGTGGTCTCGTCCACCTTCATCCCCATAGCTTTCACCAATTTATGGGAGATAAAATTGAGTCGCCCCACTATCCACCAACAGCAAAATCGGTACCCCTTGCACCTTCCCCCTCAACTTCATGGTTCTAACTTCTCTAAGCCTTGTCATTGACAATCCCATTGAACTCATAACATTTAGCTCAACCACTTCCCCTCcctcatcttcttcaccattcATCACTTGCATCTCTCCTTCCTCAAACTCATCATCCTCAATCATCATGATGCGAAGTCGGCTGTTGGGCACTGGTGTTTAGGATGGAAGGGACCCCCACATTTGTAACATAGTTCTTTCTTTTGACATTCAACAAACTGTTGGTAGGACATATGGCATATGCTGCCTTTGTCTCTAGGTCCAAGTTGCctcttctcattttttatttcatcttttggGCCCAAATTAGTTATCCCTTATTCTGGGCCCTCTTTTGTTCCTTTCACATAGACCCCATCACTATTTTGAACATTATGGGTTCGACCCATAGTTTGTAACCCATGACCCAAAAACCCCTGGGAACGAAAATTAGACAATCCACCACCTGACCCACGTGAATCCCCAAAACAAGAACCggtccatcttttgtttttgtgatatGAAAAATGTCTTGACATGCTTGTAACTCATAATTTATTCTGTTTTATGTATAATGACTATATCTgtaatagaatttttttatacattataaCTATAGAGTTTAATTGTTACAGATAGAAGCTGGTTTAGTCCACAAACAGTATATAGCAAAAGTAGTTGGAGAATTTCCTGAGGATAAGGTATTTTTATATGGTCTGGATAAGATGTGTTACATATACCGTACTTGGTATTTATTACTTTCTGCATCCTATTTTGATGGACCTTGAAGGTCTTGGCATTGGAATTACTAAATGCTATTgctatattataatattgtaaaGCTTATTATGTTATTTCCGAATACATCCTCTTTCTTGCATATTAATTAGGTTCTCAtctaattttttccttttatcacATCATAATAATGGTTAAGGATATAAATAcgaataaataatatttaatgctTCATTGAtagaatgatttttaaaatggaACATTCTGTTTTGCtagaatatcaaataaatgaaaTAGGGAGTATGTTGAAGACAAACCCTGTAACTGTTCATATATGCTAACGATATAATTTCCTTCTTCCTTTCGTTAACATAGTTTGGTATAATTAGAGGGTGAACCTTATAATTTCTCTCTCATGATCCTAAAAACAGTCTCTATGTATGTGGGAGAAGGCACACTCAGCATTTCTCCCCAAACTCCTACCTAGTCAGGGCCTGGTGCACTATATGGCTTTCTAAAGAACTAGATTGACATTTGCAGAACATGATGGGAAGTATCCTCTTTCTAGTCAGTTAGTGTTTGAAATGTTAGATTCACAGTCAAAAACTAAAGGAAAAGTAACTAAAAGCTAGAGTCTAGCTTATCTACATAAGTGTTGACTATATTTGCACATTTTCTACCATGTACTTCATTTGATTTTAAGATATTGAGGCATGTTAGTTTCTGTTTCTGCTTCTTGGGTTTCTGACAGTTTTGCAAATTGCAATTGAATAACAATTATGAGTAATGAGAAAAACTATGTATTTTAATTAGATCCAAGTATTTTCAGGATAGTTCCAAAACGATACATAAAATGAACTGGGAATATTAGTTTGCAATCAATTTAGAAGAATTTTCTTAACTTTACCCATAAATGCTTTCGAAACTTCTCAAATGGTAGTATTAACCTTGGAGTAACATGATACCAGTGTATTATGATCCATAATCCCTAGCAAGGTCTGCTCATAAATGTAAATGATGTATTTGCCACTTATCCAAGTTTCTAACACCAGACATGGAGTAAGAAGTTACTTTGTGAATGTATTGAATAATCGAGTAATTTACTATTGCACATAGGAACTTCATGCAGTAGTAAATGACCGTCTTATCTGATGAAATTGTGGAAGCAGTTGATCTtttgaatatttctttttcttaaagaagGCAGCTGATCACATCTGAGATGTGTCTATCCATGGGTCTAAATTGAAAAGCTCTGTTTGAGAGGCATTAATTACCCACCTATAAGAAGCTTTGGCCATGGTCATGAGAGTTTTAGATGATGGTTGTGGTTAAATAAGTAAATGCAGGTAGCAACATGCAGTGTAGCATATGAAGAAGAAACTGTTTGGGCAGAACAGTTGTTTATTGTGAAATTGAGAAAATCAGTGCATATCGCTCTTCTTTATATGTAGCTTTTCATATGATGACATATGATTGTGGCACTTTGGGGTTGAGATTCACAGTGATGCCTAACATTTGagtgtaaaaaataaaagcaaaattcCAAATGGGTCATGGTTAACTAAAACTTCAGTCTGAACTTTAATTTgcctagtatatatatattttagatatagattattaatatttaaattcggagttaaaatttcataattttctaaTTTGACCAAGTTTTACTTTTCAGCTCATTGTTGATGCCAATATTGAATATAATGCACGTGAAGGAAGGAGCACAGCGGAGGTGAGGCCTCGGGGGATCCtacattatattttgttattgaatGTTTGGATGCATTTagattgttttttgttttcattttcagttGATATGTTTtcactaataattataaaaatgtcactttCTTTGTGATCAACATGTTTCCTATTTTAAAGGATTTGCGAAGGGAGAAGAACGAACCCATGTAGGAAAAACAtgctatatttataa
This Vigna angularis cultivar LongXiaoDou No.4 chromosome 4, ASM1680809v1, whole genome shotgun sequence DNA region includes the following protein-coding sequences:
- the LOC108332156 gene encoding RNA pseudouridine synthase 7 isoform X6, which codes for MKRKRGGEEEGMDIVWQTPANPPHPHDYVFRNGIRFVRPYYFEFIAHVKNRWAGKTIVDLFAEEFKGRPYDYYVSAVKCGRIQVDGEIVPVSYVVKPSQKISHFLHRHEPPVMACDVVILQNEPDVLTICKPASVPVHPCGQYRKNTVVGILQAEHGLAPLFPIHRLDRLVSGLLILARNAAKADIFRQQIEAGLVHKQYIAKVVGEFPEDKLIVDANIEYNAREGRSTAEVRDSAKGKAACTKFTRISTNGTQSIVLCEPITGRTHQIRVHLQYSGHPIANDMLYLSEQTVDRSVKGWSADRSARISNVSLTSDLDEVLNACEENSNEDFSIDPMCTNCPNLAPKGYDGDEDGLWLHCIRYTGPGWAYECPYPDWAKLI
- the LOC108332156 gene encoding RNA pseudouridine synthase 7 isoform X5 translates to MKRKRGGEEEGMDIVWQTPANPPHPHDYVFRNGIRFVRPYYFEFIAHVKNRWAGKTIVDLFAEEFKGRPYDYYVSAVKCGRIQVDGEIVPVSYVVKPSQKISHFLHRHEPPVMACDVVILQNEPDVLTICKPASVPVHPCGQYRKNTVVGILQAEHGLAPLFPIHRLDRLVSGLLILARNAAKADIFRQQIEAGLVHKQYIAKVVGEFPEDKLIVDANIEYNAREGRSTAEVRDSAKGKAACTKFTRISTNGTQSIVLCEPITGRTHQIRVHLQYSGHPIANDMLYLSEQTVDRSVKGWSADRSARISNVSLTSDLDEVLNACEENSNEDFSIDPMCTNCPNLAPKGFYNCRYDGDEDGLWLHCIRYTGPGWAYECPYPDWAKLI
- the LOC108332156 gene encoding RNA pseudouridine synthase 7 isoform X2 → MKRKRGGEEEGMDIVWQTPANPPHPHDYVFRNGIRFVRPYYFEFIAHVKNRWAGKTIVDLFAEEFKGRPYDYYVSAVKCGRIQVDGEIVPVSYVVKPSQKISHFLHRHEPPVMACDVVILQNEPDVLTICKPASVPVHPCGQYRKNTVVGILQAEHGLAPLFPIHRLDRLVSGLLILARNAAKADIFRQQIEAGLVHKQYIAKVVGEFPEDKLIVDANIEYNAREGRSTAEGKAFYNDLLSVARSLFLLVRDSAKGKAACTKFTRISTNGTQSIVLCEPITGRTHQIRVHLQYSGHPIANDMLYLSEQTVDRSVKGWSADRSARISNVSLTSDLDEVLNACEENSNEDFSIDPMCTNCPNLAPKGFYNCRYDGDEDGLWLHCIRYTGPGWAYECPYPDWAKLI
- the LOC108332156 gene encoding RNA pseudouridine synthase 7 isoform X1 — its product is MKRKRGGEEEGMDIVWQTPANPPHPHDYVFRNGIRFVRPYYFEFIAHVKNRWAGKTIVDLFAEEFKGRPYDYYVSAVKCGRIQVDGEIVPVSYVVKPSQKISHFLHRHEPPVMACDVVILQNEPDVLTICKPASVPLLRRYTHVVNIGRTLLLAFFKLSMAWHLYFVSKNAFWGRDKWLLILARNAAKADIFRQQIEAGLVHKQYIAKVVGEFPEDKLIVDANIEYNAREGRSTAEGKAFYNDLLSVARSLFLLVRDSAKGKAACTKFTRISTNGTQSIVLCEPITGRTHQIRVHLQYSGHPIANDMLYLSEQTVDRSVKGWSADRSARISNVSLTSDLDEVLNACEENSNEDFSIDPMCTNCPNLAPKGFYNCRYDGDEDGLWLHCIRYTGPGWAYECPYPDWAKLI
- the LOC108332156 gene encoding RNA pseudouridine synthase 7 isoform X3 translates to MKRKRGGEEEGMDIVWQTPANPPHPHDYVFRNGIRFVRPYYFEFIAHVKNRWAGKTIVDLFAEEFKGRPYDYYVSAVKCGRIQVDGEIVPVSYVVKPSQKISHFLHRHEPPVMACDVVILQNEPDVLTICKPASVPLLRRYTHVVNIGRTLLLAFFKLSMAWHLYFVSKNAFWGRDKWLLILARNAAKADIFRQQIEAGLVHKQYIAKVVGEFPEDKLIVDANIEYNAREGRSTAEGKAFYNDLLSVARSLFLLVRDSAKGKAACTKFTRISTNGTQSIVLCEPITGRTHQIRVHLQYSGHPIANDMLYLSEQTVDRSVKGWSADRSARISNVSLTSDLDEVLNACEENSNEDFSIDPMCTNCPNLAPKGYDGDEDGLWLHCIRYTGPGWAYECPYPDWAKLI
- the LOC108332156 gene encoding RNA pseudouridine synthase 7 isoform X4; amino-acid sequence: MKRKRGGEEEGMDIVWQTPANPPHPHDYVFRNGIRFVRPYYFEFIAHVKNRWAGKTIVDLFAEEFKGRPYDYYVSAVKCGRIQVDGEIVPVSYVVKPSQKISHFLHRHEPPVMACDVVILQNEPDVLTICKPASVPLLRRYTHVVNIGRTLLLAFFKLSMAWHLYFVSKNAFWGRDKWLLILARNAAKADIFRQQIEAGLVHKQYIAKVVGEFPEDKLIVDANIEYNAREGRSTAEVRDSAKGKAACTKFTRISTNGTQSIVLCEPITGRTHQIRVHLQYSGHPIANDMLYLSEQTVDRSVKGWSADRSARISNVSLTSDLDEVLNACEENSNEDFSIDPMCTNCPNLAPKGFYNCRYDGDEDGLWLHCIRYTGPGWAYECPYPDWAKLI